A part of Patescibacteria group bacterium genomic DNA contains:
- a CDS encoding sigma-70 family RNA polymerase sigma factor, whose amino-acid sequence MKKTKKIKRIKKTKKAKKTKRKKRAKRTKKRPLPVKKRKKIKKRKKIKKRRPKKKARVPKKRKEIITPEKIQALKKRGKERGFVTLAEILYFFPKIEKDIQGLEELYGELEKEEIQVKEAKELLEVKEIPEKKKVLKKSRKLKIDPVQMYLKEIGKVSFLTADEEKELSKRIEKGDEAAKKKLARANLRLVVSIAKRYIRRSPNLTLLDLIQEGNRGLFRAVVKFDWRRGYKFSTYATWWIRQAITRALADQSRTIRVPVHMVETISKYVKVKRKLLQDLGREPLPEEIAAEMGINVNKVHHIKRVSQKTVSLETPVGEEEDSTLVEFIEDEKTILPSLSAARTLLKERLKEILVDLTPREQKILRMRFGLDDGITHTLEEVGRVFGVTRERIRQIEAKALERIREHRKLKKLKGY is encoded by the coding sequence ATGAAAAAAACAAAAAAAATAAAGAGAATAAAGAAAACAAAGAAAGCGAAAAAGACGAAAAGAAAAAAAAGAGCAAAAAGAACAAAAAAGAGACCCTTACCTGTCAAAAAAAGAAAAAAGATCAAAAAACGAAAAAAGATTAAAAAAAGAAGGCCTAAGAAAAAGGCAAGAGTGCCCAAAAAGAGAAAAGAGATTATTACCCCAGAAAAAATTCAGGCTTTAAAAAAAAGGGGGAAAGAGCGAGGCTTTGTTACCTTGGCTGAGATTTTATATTTTTTCCCAAAAATAGAAAAAGATATTCAAGGTTTAGAGGAACTTTATGGAGAATTGGAAAAAGAAGAGATTCAGGTTAAAGAGGCTAAAGAACTTTTGGAAGTAAAAGAGATTCCTGAGAAAAAAAAGGTTCTTAAAAAATCTAGAAAATTAAAAATCGACCCAGTCCAGATGTATTTAAAAGAAATTGGAAAAGTATCTTTTTTGACTGCTGATGAAGAAAAGGAATTATCTAAAAGAATCGAGAAAGGAGATGAGGCGGCAAAGAAAAAATTAGCCAGGGCAAATTTAAGATTGGTAGTTTCTATTGCCAAAAGGTATATAAGAAGATCCCCAAATTTAACTTTACTTGATTTAATTCAAGAAGGAAATCGTGGCCTTTTCCGGGCAGTGGTAAAATTTGATTGGAGAAGAGGATATAAGTTTTCTACCTATGCTACCTGGTGGATAAGGCAGGCGATTACTAGGGCTTTGGCTGATCAGTCCAGAACTATCAGAGTTCCAGTCCATATGGTTGAAACAATTTCAAAATACGTTAAGGTTAAAAGAAAACTTTTACAGGATTTAGGTCGAGAACCTTTACCAGAGGAGATTGCTGCTGAGATGGGAATTAATGTTAACAAAGTCCATCATATCAAGAGGGTTTCTCAGAAAACTGTCTCTCTAGAAACTCCGGTTGGGGAAGAAGAAGATAGTACTTTAGTTGAATTTATCGAGGATGAAAAGACAATTTTACCATCTTTATCTGCCGCTAGAACTCTTTTAAAAGAAAGATTAAAAGAAATTTTAGTTGACTTGACTCCTAGAGAACAAAAGATATTAAGAATGAGATTTGGTTTAGACGATGGAATCACCCATACATTAGAAGAAGTAGGAAGAGTATTTGGAGTAACTAGAGAAAGAATTAGGCAAATTGAAGCCAAAGCCCTAGAGAGGATAAGAGAACATAGAAAGCTTAAAAAGTTGAAAGGATACTAA
- the dnaG gene encoding DNA primase gives MIFSPIDEIKNRLDIVEVIKGYIKLKKAGQNYRALCPFHSEKRPSFFVSPARQIWHCFGCNLGGDIFRFVMQVEGVEFGDALRILAQKAGVELKRQDPKLRTERQRLYEVYELSTLFFEKQLKGSKRGQEAKKYLIQRGINEESIKKWQVGYAPETWRGLTDFLVSKGYRPEEVEKAGLSIKSETENFYDRFRGRIIFPIFDLNSQVIGFGGRIFAEIKKTDKEVAKYINIPNTLLYDKSRILYGLDKAKMEIRKRDSCILVEGYTDVIMSSQAGFGNVVATSGTALTPYQLKILRRFTENLLTAFDMDVAGDSATKRGIDLAQSTGFNIKIVTMPEDLDPADIISKNPKDWEKEINQAKSILDFYFENTFSRFDKKTPQGKKEISRIILPVIKRIPNKIEQAHWVQQLAKALEVKEEDVAVELRKTKIEPQEIETEITSLPPKSRKELLEERFLILALKSPENLKKVFKEDFHFFSPKTSQIFAYFKKEIPEKKLDSESTDFLNYIYLKSEIEIEEGDSKEEFKNCLKEIKTLEIKNKLDKISREIKKAEEEKDLTKIQKLLEEFNLYSKSLRDLETSIQ, from the coding sequence ATGATTTTTTCTCCAATCGATGAGATAAAAAATAGATTGGACATTGTTGAGGTAATCAAAGGTTATATTAAATTAAAAAAAGCCGGACAGAATTATAGAGCACTTTGCCCCTTTCACTCTGAGAAAAGGCCCTCATTTTTTGTTTCGCCAGCCAGACAAATCTGGCATTGCTTTGGGTGTAATTTAGGGGGGGACATTTTTAGGTTCGTAATGCAAGTTGAGGGAGTTGAATTTGGCGATGCCCTGAGAATTTTAGCCCAAAAAGCTGGGGTTGAGTTAAAAAGGCAAGATCCAAAATTAAGAACTGAGAGACAAAGACTTTACGAGGTTTATGAATTATCCACTCTTTTTTTCGAAAAGCAACTTAAAGGAAGTAAAAGAGGTCAAGAGGCAAAAAAATATCTCATTCAAAGGGGGATAAATGAAGAATCAATTAAAAAATGGCAAGTTGGCTATGCTCCTGAAACCTGGAGAGGTTTGACCGATTTTTTAGTTTCAAAAGGTTACAGACCAGAGGAGGTGGAGAAGGCTGGTTTATCTATAAAATCTGAAACTGAAAATTTCTATGATCGATTTCGGGGAAGAATTATTTTCCCCATTTTTGATTTAAATTCTCAGGTTATTGGTTTCGGTGGTCGAATATTTGCAGAAATTAAAAAAACAGATAAAGAAGTAGCGAAATACATTAACATCCCTAACACCTTACTTTATGATAAAAGTCGGATTTTGTATGGCTTAGATAAGGCAAAAATGGAAATTAGAAAAAGAGATTCCTGTATCTTGGTCGAAGGATATACTGACGTGATTATGAGTTCCCAGGCAGGTTTTGGAAATGTAGTAGCAACTTCCGGAACTGCCTTAACTCCTTATCAATTAAAGATCCTTAGACGTTTCACAGAGAATTTATTAACTGCTTTTGATATGGATGTTGCCGGAGATTCAGCAACTAAGAGAGGAATAGATTTAGCCCAGTCTACCGGTTTTAATATAAAGATTGTTACTATGCCAGAAGATTTAGATCCGGCTGATATTATTTCCAAAAACCCAAAAGACTGGGAAAAAGAAATTAATCAGGCCAAATCAATCCTCGATTTTTATTTTGAAAACACTTTTTCAAGATTTGATAAAAAAACACCACAAGGGAAAAAAGAAATTTCAAGAATTATATTACCGGTTATAAAAAGGATTCCAAATAAGATTGAGCAGGCCCACTGGGTTCAGCAGTTGGCAAAGGCCCTTGAGGTTAAAGAAGAAGATGTGGCAGTTGAATTGAGGAAAACAAAAATAGAGCCCCAAGAAATCGAAACTGAAATTACCTCTCTGCCTCCAAAATCAAGAAAAGAACTTTTAGAAGAGAGGTTCTTAATCTTAGCCTTGAAATCTCCAGAAAATCTTAAAAAAGTTTTCAAAGAAGATTTTCATTTTTTTTCTCCCAAAACTTCCCAGATCTTTGCTTATTTTAAAAAAGAAATTCCAGAGAAAAAATTAGATTCTGAATCAACGGATTTTTTAAATTATATTTATTTGAAATCAGAAATTGAAATTGAAGAAGGAGATTCAAAAGAGGAATTTAAAAACTGTCTAAAGGAAATTAAAACTTTAGAAATTAAAAATAAATTAGATAAAATTTCTCGGGAGATTAAAAAGGCTGAAGAAGAAAAAGATTTAACAAAAATTCAGAAACTTTTGGAGGAATTCAATCTTTACTCAAAATCGCTCCGCGATTTGGAGACCTCAATTCAATAG